Proteins co-encoded in one Leishmania panamensis strain MHOM/PA/94/PSC-1 chromosome 22 sequence genomic window:
- a CDS encoding hypothetical protein (TriTrypDB/GeneDB-style sysID: LpmP.22.1440), with protein MSATASSALRTATASPGTLDAAADLHTSEAVKETFKLLVRRLVLVDTAEDNFQWSSRAKQQWGGGKPLFVSVSNKFKEHGSTSPRNMMFGHPQQSQQQSWSGIEWRESNSIAVPLEDDPVLMIEVGVLRHGKKNVLGLGIMNTQSILTENRQYTKFTVHVLPTHISIDASTVHVVAEVEIYSSLLRESPDLNFTPLEYNYGTVRVSTVDFYYPSFFLTGTGEYIVSNVLCAMNMTEFSSLAMQLVPLRSSASYIATEPSQVITVRPQQRVYFSATWNLTHRACMRTLEMQLTVNGSQKPSAPVLIKVHNQVPQTSSNTDVPFHYWVNTTCITNRQMLPSQELPLIHAVLPVYRFISRSAPIDQREGMIVAFDKDKGEHVLVRANGVPVTMGKLYGSDQQHQRQQQQLQPQLSMQKSGTGTYALSRLENMNFMGGGDMVPQFDFDVNASFVVCDNHVRNPFSSRGPLLNLSQKTCLCTIALGPIRGFPMVYEATTGLLPSFQVSVTLLDQRGWQVVHGETLPSYHSASGSLRWAEQLVLRKWPGATSQQFVRLNLTEVRPRDGDETPIGAGLISLPSMQRLYTQNPLSVAFYVYETYSLYDQLSSSSLLMKDVNVIFSELR; from the coding sequence ATGTCTGCAACCGCGTCCTCCGCCTTGAGGACCGCCACTGCGTCACCCGGCACCCTCGATGCCGCGGCTGACTTACACACCTCCGAGGCAGTGAAGGAAACGTTCAAGCTTCTCGTGCGGCGTCTCGTTCTGGTTGACACAGCTGAAGACAACTTTCAATGGTCTTCGCGggcaaagcagcagtggggTGGCGGCAAGCCCCTCTTTGTGTCTGTTAGCAACAAATTCAAGGagcacggcagcacctcgccaCGGAACATGATGTTTGGTCATCcacagcagtcgcagcagcagtcgtggAGTGGGATCGAATGGCGAGAGAGTAATAGTATAGCAGTGCCACTGGAGGATGATCCTGTGCTAATGATCGAGGTTGGCGTGCTCCGGCATGGCAAGAAAAACGTGCTGGGACTCGGTATAATGAACACACAGTCGATATTGACGGAGAACCGCCAGTACACCAAGTTTACAGTGCATGTGTTGCCCACTCACATCTCGATTGATGCCTCCACAGTGCACGTGGTAGCAGAGGTGGAGATCTACAGCAGCCTGCTTCGCGAGTCACCCGATTTAAACTTCACTCCGTTGGAGTACAACTACGGCACCGTGCGAGTATCCACCGTGGACTTCTACTACCCGTCCTTCTTTCTCACGGGGACTGGCGAGTATATTGTGTCCAATGTGTTGTGCGCAATGAATATGACAGAGTTCAGCTCCCTGGCTATGCAGCTGGTTCCGTTGCGGTCGTCTGCCAGCTACATTGCCACAGAGCCGTCGCAGGTAATCACGgtgcggccgcagcagcgcgtgtaCTTCAGTGCCACCTGGAACCTTACTCATCGAGCCTGCATGAGAACACTGGAAATGCAGCTCACAGTGAACGGCTCACAGAAGCCGTCAGCACCGGTTCTAATCAAGGTGCACAATCAAGTTCCGCAGACATCCAGCAACACAGATGTGCCTTTCCACTATTGGGTGAACACAACGTGCATCACAAATCGACAGATGCTGCCGTCTCAGGAGTTACCCCTCATCCATGCCGTACTTCCAGTGTACCGCTTCATCAGTCGCAGCGCCCCCATCGACCAAAGGGAGGGCATGATCGTGGCGTTCGACAAGGACAAGGGCGAGCATGTGCTGGTACGAGCCAACGGCGTGCCAGTGACAATGGGGAAACTGTACGGGAGCgatcagcagcaccagcgccagcaacagcaactgCAGCCGCAACTGTCCATGCAAAAGTCGGGCACCGGTACCTATGCGCTGAGCAGGCTGGAGAATATGAACTTCatgggtggcggtgacaTGGTACCTCAATTTGACTTTGACGTGAACGCTTCCTTCGTCGTGTGTGACAACCACGTCAGAAACCCATTCTCGTCGCGCGGGCCGCTGCTGAATCTCTCGCAGAAGACGTGTTTATGCACTATTGCCCTCGGGCCGATTCGTGGGTTTCCCATGGTGTACGAGGCCACCACTGGCCTGTTGCCATCTTTCCAAGTGAGTGTGACACTGCTGGATCAGCGGGGGTGGCAGGTTGTGCATGGTGAAACCCTTCCTAGCTACCAtagcgccagcggcagcttgCGATGGGCAGAGCAGTTGGTGCTGCGGAAGTGGCCAGGGGCGACGTCACAGCAGTTTGTTCGCCTCAATCTGACCGAGGTGCGGCCCCGCGACGGGGACGAGACGCCAATCGGCGCCGGCCTCATCTCGCTCCCCAGCATGCAGCGCCTATACACGCAGAACCCGCTGAGCGTCGCCTTCTATGTGTACGAGACCTACTCCTTGTACGATCAGCTGAGCTCGTCGTCCTTGCTAATGAAGGATGTGAACGTTATCTTCTCGGAGCTTCGCTGA
- a CDS encoding hypothetical protein (TriTrypDB/GeneDB-style sysID: LpmP.22.1460), producing the protein MADHVLFTEEVSNVLTQPEGPRDEAREVPSVRCYYHLTRSYTVASFAGRRMFPGSLSSEMLHTTAKPVEGLSRPPRLLAAPPLAEGAEPLHMAVPVCPTGVSLMRPALSPNKGPSRPVAVCAPSSFRTATMSEAALVFESTMAEGMSKPASRPPAPNSRVQPAEETTTSPFRVNRVCAGQLPRYRQMVLPARRLQSRHVSKIKTLPTFKEADVSATLWSEAASQADVFAFFGSQDGSVDLAASSPLRGHNKAPVSKELSWTVVDAAYSSLCDLSFSENIFSAGETATGGSPGSGILRGHVIDPQAVLSFRRDGARRQREAPRASSNAVLQ; encoded by the coding sequence ATGGCCGACCACGTGCTATTCACTGAGGAGGTGTCAAATGTGTTGACGCAGCCAGAAGGCCCGCGGGATGAGGCTCGTGAAGTGCCCTCGGTACGGTGCTACTATCATTTGACTAGGTCGTACACCGTGGCCAGCTTTGCCGGCAGAAGAATGTTTCCAGGGTCGCTGTCCTCAGAGATGCTCCATACAACGGCGAAGCCAGTTGAGGGTCTTTCACGCCCACCTCGGCTgctcgcagcaccgcctctggCAGAAGGGGCAGAGCCACTGCACATGGCGGTACCTGTGTGTCCCACCGGCGTTTCTCTGATGCGGCCGGCGCTGTCCCCCAACAAGGGCCCATCCAGGCCTGTAGCCGTCTGTGCGCCTTCGTCTTTtcgcaccgccaccatgagtgaggcggcgctggtgttCGAGTCGACTATGGCAGAGGGGATGTCGAAGCCGGCCTCTCGTCCACCAGCGCCGAATTCTCGTGTGCAGCCTGCAGAGGAGACCACGACATCGCCGTTTCGCGTGAATCGCGTGTGCGCTGGACAGCTGCCTCGGTACAGGCAGATGGTACTGCCGGCGCGTCGGCTGCAGAGTCGCCACGTCTCGAAGATCAAGACGTTACCAACATTTAAGGAGGCAGACGTGTCGGCGACACTGTGGAGCGAGGCTGCATCGCAGGCGGATGTGTTTGCCTTCTTCGGCTCTCAGGACGGCTCAGTTGATCTGGCGGCGAGCTCGCCACTGCGAGGCCACAACAAGGCCCCCGTCAGCAAGGAGTTGTCTTGGACTGTCGTTGATGCAGCGTACAGCAGTCTCTGCGACCTCTCCTTTAGCGAAAACATCTTTTCTGCAGGGGAAACTGCGACGGGCGGGTCGCCGGGTAGCGGTATTCTCCGTGGTCATGTGATCGACCCGCAGGCGGTCTTGAGCTTTCGCAGAGACGGGGCACGACGCCAGCGCGAGGCGCCGAGGGCTTCCAGTAACGCAGTTCTTCAGTAA
- a CDS encoding 60S ribosomal protein L14, putative (TriTrypDB/GeneDB-style sysID: LpmP.22.1450), whose translation MVKSHYIRAGRMVRILRGPRQDRVGVIVDIVDANRVLVENPEDAKMWRHVQNLKNVEPLKYCVSVGRNCSAKALKDALDSSKVLEKYAKTRTAARVEAKKACAASTDFERYQLRVARRSRAYWARKVFDEKDAKTPVSWHKVALKRMQKKASKMDSTEGAKRRMQKAIAARKAKK comes from the coding sequence ATGGTCAAGTCCCACTACATCCGCGCCGGGCGCATGGTGCGCATCCTGCGTGGCCCCCGCCAGGACCGCGTCGGTGTGATCGTTGACATTGTCGACGCGAACCGCGTGCTGGTGGAGAACCCAGAGGACGCGAAGATGTGGCGCCACGTGCAGAATCTGAAGAACGTGGAGCCGCTGAAGTACTGTGTGAGCGTCGGCCGCAACTGCAGCGCGAAGGCGCTGAAGGATGCGCTGGACTCGTCgaaggtgctggagaagtACGCGAAGacgcgcactgctgcacgcgtggaggcgaagaaggcgtgcgctgcgtcgACGGACTTCGAGCGCTACCAGCTGCGCGTAGCGCGTCGATCTCGCGCGTACTGGGCGCGCAAGGTGTTCGACGAGAAGGACGCGAAGACGCCCGTGTCTTGGCACAAGGTTGCGCTGAAGAGGATGCAGAAGAAGGCCTCAAAGATGGACTCGACCGAGGGCGCGAAGAGGCGCATGCAGAAGGCGATTGCTGCGCGCAAGGCGAAGAAGTAA